A single region of the Prevotella sp. HUN102 genome encodes:
- a CDS encoding phosphatidate cytidylyltransferase: MTDKQKNLITRSITGVLFVALMVAGFLAPHYMVVLFAIITGMTIWEYSGLVSGIKGVSVNSFISTVAGVYFFVAVAGLRLNMVEGFSVFVPYILTIIYLIISELYLQNENPINNWAYTMFGQMYIALPFSMINVLAFETAGSGQPTFNWILPLSVFIFLWTNDTGAYCTGSLFGKHKLFPRISPAKSWEGSIGGGILVIIVAGIIGHLIGTEGTPNAMGIVEWIGLGVVVAVFGTWGDLVESLFKRTLGIKDSGNILPGHGGMLDRFDSALMAIPAAVVYLYILALVNH, encoded by the coding sequence ATGACAGATAAACAGAAGAATCTAATTACCCGTTCCATCACAGGAGTGCTGTTCGTAGCCTTGATGGTAGCAGGATTTTTAGCACCACACTATATGGTGGTGCTTTTTGCAATTATTACCGGTATGACCATTTGGGAATACAGTGGATTGGTTTCCGGGATAAAGGGCGTAAGCGTAAACAGTTTTATCTCCACGGTAGCAGGTGTTTACTTCTTCGTGGCAGTAGCAGGGCTGCGTCTTAATATGGTGGAAGGATTCAGCGTATTCGTGCCTTACATCCTGACAATCATCTATCTGATTATATCGGAACTCTATTTGCAGAATGAAAATCCCATCAACAACTGGGCTTACACAATGTTTGGGCAGATGTATATTGCGCTTCCATTCTCTATGATCAACGTTCTGGCATTTGAGACGGCAGGCAGTGGTCAGCCCACATTCAATTGGATTCTTCCCCTCAGTGTGTTCATTTTCCTTTGGACCAACGACACCGGTGCCTATTGCACAGGTTCTCTGTTCGGAAAACATAAACTCTTCCCACGCATCAGCCCCGCAAAGAGTTGGGAAGGTAGCATAGGGGGCGGCATTCTCGTGATTATCGTGGCCGGAATTATCGGACATTTGATCGGCACCGAAGGTACTCCTAACGCTATGGGCATCGTGGAATGGATAGGGCTGGGCGTTGTCGTGGCTGTTTTCGGCACTTGGGGCGACCTCGTGGAAAGTCTTTTCAAGCGCACGCTCGGTATCAAGGACAGTGGAAACATCCTTCCCGGACACGGAGGTATGCTTGATCGCTTTGATTCGGCATTGATGGCGATTCCGGCAGCCGTGGTTTATCTTTACATTTTGGCACTTGTAAACCACTAA
- the surE gene encoding 5'/3'-nucleotidase SurE, with amino-acid sequence MDSKRPLILISNDDGYHANGIKTLVSFLSDFAEIVVCAPESARSGFSCAFSATDHLLLKQRHNIPDCTVWSCTGTPVDCVKIAISQLLDGRMPDLVLGGINHGDNSSVNNHYSGTMGIAREGCLKNIPSIAFSSCDYDTHADLSYLRDYVRKIVKRVLNEGLPKGVCLNVNFPKTEQIKGIKMCRMGYGSWVNEVVHCEHPRGFEYYWMVGEYVNNEPSAPDTDQFALANGYVSITPTRIDVTDYDLLNKMTDWNS; translated from the coding sequence ATGGATTCAAAACGACCCTTAATACTTATTTCAAACGACGACGGCTACCACGCAAATGGCATCAAAACGCTTGTGTCTTTCCTTTCTGATTTTGCAGAAATCGTAGTTTGTGCTCCTGAGTCAGCCCGTTCAGGCTTCTCTTGTGCCTTTTCTGCAACCGACCATCTGCTGTTGAAGCAACGCCATAATATCCCTGATTGCACGGTTTGGTCGTGTACAGGCACACCGGTTGATTGCGTGAAGATTGCCATAAGCCAACTTTTGGACGGCAGAATGCCCGACTTGGTGCTCGGAGGTATCAATCACGGAGATAATTCATCGGTCAATAATCATTATAGTGGCACGATGGGAATAGCTCGTGAAGGCTGTCTGAAGAACATTCCTTCGATAGCATTTTCAAGCTGCGACTATGATACGCACGCAGATTTGTCTTATTTACGAGATTATGTAAGAAAAATTGTCAAGCGGGTTTTGAACGAAGGACTGCCGAAAGGGGTATGCCTGAACGTGAATTTCCCAAAGACGGAACAGATTAAAGGCATCAAGATGTGCCGAATGGGGTATGGAAGCTGGGTAAATGAGGTTGTTCACTGCGAGCATCCAAGAGGTTTTGAATATTATTGGATGGTAGGAGAATATGTGAATAATGAGCCTTCTGCGCCTGATACAGACCAGTTTGCACTGGCAAATGGCTATGTTTCTATAACTCCTACGCGAATAGATGTTACAGATTATGATTTGTTAAATAAAATGACAGATTGGAATAGCTGA
- a CDS encoding ParA family protein, which yields MGKIIALANQKGGVGKTTSTINLAASLATLEKSVLVIDADPQANASSGLGVDIKEVDCSLYECIINHADIRDAIYTTDIDGLDIVPSHIDLVGAEIEMLQVKDRENVVTNLLAPIKNDYDYILIDCSPSLGLITVNALTAADSVIIPVQCEYFALEGISKLLNTIKIIKSKLNTKLEIEGFLLTMYDSRLRLARQIYDEVKRHFQELVFKTVIQRNVKLSESPSHGLPVILYDADSTGAKNHLSLAKEIIEKNKKG from the coding sequence ATGGGAAAAATTATCGCATTGGCAAATCAGAAAGGTGGTGTAGGCAAAACCACTTCCACCATCAATCTGGCTGCATCTTTGGCTACATTGGAAAAGAGTGTGCTCGTTATTGATGCCGACCCACAGGCAAACGCATCCAGCGGGTTGGGCGTTGATATCAAGGAGGTGGACTGTTCGCTCTACGAGTGCATCATCAATCACGCCGATATTCGCGATGCCATCTATACAACAGACATAGACGGACTGGACATTGTTCCCAGCCACATCGACCTTGTTGGTGCGGAAATCGAGATGTTGCAGGTAAAAGACCGTGAGAATGTAGTAACAAATCTCCTCGCTCCCATCAAGAACGATTACGATTATATCCTCATCGACTGCAGTCCTTCGCTCGGACTGATCACGGTCAATGCCCTCACCGCAGCCGACTCTGTGATTATCCCGGTTCAGTGCGAATACTTTGCACTCGAAGGAATCAGCAAATTGCTCAACACAATCAAGATTATCAAGAGCAAACTGAACACGAAGCTCGAGATTGAAGGCTTCCTTCTCACGATGTATGACAGCCGTCTCCGCCTTGCTCGTCAGATTTACGACGAAGTAAAGCGACACTTTCAGGAGTTGGTTTTCAAGACAGTTATCCAACGCAACGTGAAACTTTCCGAAAGTCCCAGCCACGGTCTGCCGGTAATTCTCTATGATGCAGACTCGACCGGTGCAAAAAATCACTTGTCACTGGCAAAGGAAATCATCGAGAAAAACAAGAAAGGCTAA
- the lpxB gene encoding lipid-A-disaccharide synthase, producing MKYYLIVGEASGDLHASRLMMSLKKYDANAQFRFFGGDLMREVGGERVRHYKELAYMGFVPVLLHLPTIFRNMRMCKEDIVKWKPDVVILVDYPGFNLSIAKFVHKNTKIPVYYYISPKIWAWKEWRIRSIKRDVNEMFSILPFEIPFYEKKHNYKIHYVGNPTAEEVDTFRQQYTESKAEFCERNGLSDKPIIAILAGSRKQEIKDNLPAMLEAAKHFEDYQMVVAGAPSIPDSYYSEYLDSKGAKIVKNETYKLLSHATVALVTSGTATLETALFNVPQVVCYETPLPRLIRFAFNHIIKVKYISLVNLIADKEIVQELLADRFKVYNIANELFKILPGKEGRETMLRNYEMVRARLGHLIAPDNAAAIMVDLLSNRNSEPVADETPLETSLGVSNVADETEYQ from the coding sequence ATGAAATATTATCTTATAGTTGGCGAAGCATCTGGCGACCTTCACGCATCACGTTTGATGATGTCGCTGAAGAAATACGATGCAAATGCACAATTCAGATTCTTCGGAGGAGACCTGATGCGTGAAGTTGGTGGCGAAAGGGTTCGTCATTATAAGGAACTTGCGTATATGGGCTTTGTGCCAGTATTGCTCCATCTTCCTACCATCTTCAGGAATATGAGGATGTGCAAGGAGGATATTGTGAAGTGGAAACCTGACGTTGTTATCCTTGTTGATTATCCGGGATTCAATCTCAGTATCGCAAAGTTCGTGCATAAGAACACGAAAATACCTGTTTACTATTATATCTCTCCTAAGATATGGGCGTGGAAAGAGTGGCGCATCCGTTCCATCAAGCGTGATGTGAACGAAATGTTCTCCATTCTCCCCTTTGAAATACCTTTCTATGAGAAGAAGCATAACTACAAAATTCACTACGTAGGCAATCCAACGGCTGAGGAAGTAGACACGTTCAGACAGCAATATACGGAATCAAAGGCTGAATTTTGTGAGAGAAACGGACTTTCCGACAAGCCGATCATTGCCATTCTTGCAGGCAGCAGAAAACAAGAGATTAAAGACAATCTGCCGGCAATGCTTGAAGCTGCAAAGCACTTTGAAGACTATCAGATGGTGGTCGCAGGAGCACCTTCTATTCCAGATTCTTATTATTCGGAATATCTCGATAGTAAAGGTGCGAAGATAGTAAAAAATGAAACATACAAACTTCTTTCGCACGCAACTGTCGCTTTAGTAACGAGTGGAACGGCTACGTTGGAGACGGCATTGTTCAATGTTCCTCAAGTAGTGTGTTATGAGACCCCATTACCACGCTTGATTCGTTTCGCATTCAACCATATTATAAAGGTTAAGTATATTTCGCTTGTAAACCTCATAGCCGACAAGGAAATTGTGCAGGAGCTTCTTGCCGACCGATTCAAGGTTTACAATATTGCCAACGAACTCTTCAAAATTCTGCCGGGAAAGGAAGGACGAGAAACGATGTTGCGCAATTATGAGATGGTAAGAGCAAGATTGGGACATTTGATTGCACCTGACAATGCCGCTGCCATTATGGTTGATTTGCTTTCAAACCGTAATTCAGAGCCTGTTGCTGATGAAACTCCTCTTGAAACGTCGTTAGGAGTTAGCAATGTGGCTGATGAAACTGAATATCAGTAG
- a CDS encoding ParB/RepB/Spo0J family partition protein, producing MAVQKKYNRNAKTNALGRGLDALISTDSVSTQGSSTINEVAIEQIEATPNQPRREFDQVALEELANSIKQLGLVQPITLRQIDEHKFQIIAGERRWRASQLAGLTAIPAYIRTIKDENVMELALVENIQREDLNAIEIALAYEHLQEKSGMTQEKVAERVGKSRAAVANYLRLLKLPAMVQMALQKKEIDMGHARALLSLDSPSLQLKLFREIQKNGYSVRKVEELCQQLKNGEDIQTAKKKLASKSKLPEEFNILKKRLSDFFDTKVQMSFNANGKGKISIPFASEEQLEHIIAMMDKMK from the coding sequence ATGGCAGTACAAAAGAAATACAACCGGAATGCAAAGACCAATGCCCTCGGCCGTGGTCTCGACGCATTGATTTCAACTGATTCAGTTAGCACGCAGGGAAGTTCGACCATCAATGAAGTGGCTATCGAACAGATTGAGGCGACCCCTAATCAGCCACGCCGCGAATTTGACCAAGTGGCATTGGAGGAATTGGCTAACAGCATCAAGCAGTTGGGACTCGTACAGCCTATTACGCTGCGCCAGATTGACGAACACAAATTCCAAATCATCGCCGGTGAGCGTCGTTGGAGGGCTTCGCAGTTAGCTGGTCTTACGGCCATTCCCGCCTATATCCGTACCATCAAGGATGAAAACGTGATGGAATTGGCACTCGTTGAGAACATTCAGCGCGAAGACCTCAACGCCATTGAAATAGCATTGGCCTACGAACATTTGCAGGAAAAGAGCGGAATGACACAGGAAAAGGTGGCAGAGCGCGTCGGAAAAAGCCGTGCTGCCGTTGCCAACTACCTCCGTCTGCTGAAACTCCCTGCAATGGTGCAGATGGCATTGCAGAAAAAAGAAATAGATATGGGGCACGCCCGTGCGCTCCTCTCGCTCGACAGCCCTTCCTTGCAACTGAAACTCTTCCGCGAAATTCAGAAGAACGGATACAGCGTAAGAAAGGTTGAGGAGCTTTGTCAGCAACTGAAGAACGGCGAGGACATACAAACAGCCAAGAAGAAACTTGCAAGCAAGTCAAAATTGCCCGAAGAATTTAACATTCTCAAGAAAAGATTGTCCGACTTCTTCGACACAAAGGTTCAGATGAGCTTCAATGCCAACGGCAAAGGTAAGATAAGCATTCCGTTTGCATCCGAAGAACAACTGGAACACATTATTGCAATGATGGATAAAATGAAATAA